A window of Lacibacter sediminis contains these coding sequences:
- a CDS encoding glycoside hydrolase family 16 protein: protein MKTYIVRLAAMLMFIGSTTTSCGQKKQKLVWADEFNTNGLPDTAKWSYDLGRGCPNNCGWGNNELQYYTANRKENARVENGKLIIEAHKEKFQDANYTSARLVSRNKGDWKYGRIEVKAKLPAGRGMWPAIWMLPTKWEYGGWPHSGEIDIMENVGYWPDSLFATVHTGAYNHGQGTQVGKAISVKDLSSSFHIYSIEWMADKIIFMLDGKEYHRFNNKNSGSEVWPFDKQFHLLLNVAVGGNWGGKFGVDDSIFSQRMEIDYVRVYQ, encoded by the coding sequence ATGAAAACATACATAGTACGCTTGGCTGCAATGTTGATGTTTATCGGTTCAACAACAACATCTTGCGGGCAAAAGAAACAGAAATTGGTTTGGGCTGATGAGTTTAATACAAACGGGTTGCCAGATACTGCAAAGTGGAGTTACGATCTTGGCCGAGGCTGCCCGAATAACTGCGGATGGGGTAATAACGAACTTCAGTATTACACAGCAAATCGAAAAGAGAATGCACGAGTGGAAAATGGCAAACTCATTATTGAAGCACATAAAGAAAAATTTCAAGATGCAAATTATACCTCAGCACGCCTGGTATCAAGAAACAAAGGCGATTGGAAGTACGGACGTATTGAAGTGAAAGCAAAACTACCAGCTGGCCGTGGAATGTGGCCTGCAATCTGGATGCTTCCTACAAAATGGGAATATGGTGGCTGGCCGCATAGCGGTGAAATTGATATCATGGAGAATGTTGGTTATTGGCCCGATTCATTATTTGCCACCGTGCATACCGGGGCTTATAATCACGGACAAGGAACACAAGTGGGTAAAGCAATTTCCGTAAAAGATCTTTCCTCCTCATTTCATATTTATTCAATTGAATGGATGGCCGATAAAATTATTTTTATGCTCGATGGAAAAGAATATCATCGGTTCAATAATAAAAATTCAGGCAGTGAGGTGTGGCCATTCGATAAACAATTTCATTTGCTGCTGAATGTGGCAGTTGGTGGTAACTGGGGCGGCAAATTTGGTGTTGATGACAGCATCTTTTCCCAACGCATGGAAATAGATTACGTTCGGGTATATCAATAA
- a CDS encoding PKD domain-containing protein, protein MRTIKNIIQFAVLLLVVTGCKPELNDDISFLNSAATAGKLSALFEITQDNTGNVTITPNGEGAVSFDVYYGDATTAPAKVQAGKNTTHKYAEGVYNVKIVGYNITGKATEATQQLTVSFRAPENLEVTADVDVANNFKVNVTAKALYETMFRVYFGDVPNEVPVSFMEGETISHTYAAVGTYTVRVVALSGGAATTQFTKTITIVDPVLLPLTFESSTLQYNFINFGGGNVTIIDNPNKTGINTTNKVGRMVKSAPEVWGGSVITLGAPIDFSANKVFRMKVYSPRVGAKVLLKVENATNGGVFFEKETATTVANAWEDLVFDYNAINTANSYQKIVLIFDLGTVGDGSANFTFLFDDIRLTNQIPTVPLTLPVTFDNAALNYAVTDFGGAVTVNDVDPANAANKVKKTTKPTGAASWAGTTIGAYFTSKIPFTATETQMSIRVYSPAAGLRVRLKVEDHTNNTRSVETEAMTTAADTWETLVFDFANQSAGTAAMNLSYNYDMASVFFNFNVDGDGKVFYWDDVQFLPTNVTPNYVALPLDFQSTTFGYNIIDFAGGNLTVINNPFVNAGNPSSKVARMIKNAGEVYAGSLIGLVNPINFSVKKTFKMKVYSPRIGADVLLKVEGPGGAAFEIRKLTTVANAWEEMTFDFSAIDAGRSYQSIVLIFDLGIMGDGSANYTFYVDDISLN, encoded by the coding sequence ATGCGTACAATAAAAAATATAATTCAGTTTGCGGTTTTACTGCTCGTTGTTACGGGTTGTAAGCCGGAATTGAATGATGATATATCATTTCTTAACAGTGCTGCTACAGCAGGAAAGCTGTCGGCACTGTTTGAAATTACACAGGACAATACCGGTAATGTAACCATTACACCCAACGGTGAAGGTGCCGTTTCGTTTGATGTATATTATGGCGATGCTACTACTGCACCAGCTAAAGTACAGGCGGGAAAAAACACCACACATAAATATGCGGAAGGTGTGTACAACGTAAAAATAGTAGGTTACAATATCACGGGTAAAGCAACAGAGGCAACACAGCAACTTACTGTTTCGTTCCGTGCACCGGAAAACTTAGAAGTTACAGCTGACGTGGATGTTGCGAATAACTTTAAAGTGAATGTTACTGCAAAAGCACTTTACGAAACAATGTTCCGTGTTTATTTTGGTGATGTGCCAAATGAAGTGCCAGTTTCGTTTATGGAAGGTGAAACCATCAGCCATACCTATGCAGCGGTTGGTACTTATACAGTAAGAGTTGTTGCTTTGAGTGGTGGTGCAGCAACAACACAGTTTACAAAAACGATTACAATTGTTGATCCGGTATTACTGCCATTAACATTTGAATCTTCAACATTGCAATACAACTTCATCAATTTTGGTGGTGGTAATGTTACCATCATCGACAACCCTAATAAGACCGGTATTAATACAACCAATAAAGTTGGTCGTATGGTGAAGAGTGCACCGGAAGTATGGGGTGGTAGTGTTATTACCCTTGGTGCGCCTATTGATTTTTCTGCGAACAAAGTATTCCGCATGAAAGTATATTCACCAAGAGTGGGTGCTAAAGTATTGTTGAAAGTGGAGAACGCAACAAATGGAGGCGTCTTTTTTGAAAAAGAAACAGCAACTACTGTAGCCAATGCATGGGAAGACCTTGTGTTTGATTACAACGCAATCAATACCGCCAATTCTTATCAAAAAATTGTACTCATATTTGATTTAGGAACTGTGGGTGATGGTTCGGCTAATTTTACATTTCTGTTTGATGATATCCGTTTAACAAATCAGATTCCTACAGTACCATTAACACTGCCTGTAACGTTTGATAATGCTGCTTTAAATTATGCCGTAACAGATTTTGGCGGTGCAGTAACTGTAAATGATGTTGATCCTGCAAATGCAGCTAATAAAGTAAAGAAGACTACCAAGCCAACCGGAGCTGCATCATGGGCCGGAACAACGATTGGTGCATACTTTACTTCAAAGATTCCTTTTACAGCAACTGAAACACAAATGAGCATCAGAGTTTATTCTCCTGCTGCGGGTTTGCGTGTAAGGTTAAAAGTAGAAGATCATACGAATAATACAAGATCAGTTGAAACAGAAGCAATGACGACGGCGGCCGACACCTGGGAAACCTTGGTGTTTGATTTTGCTAATCAATCTGCAGGTACTGCAGCTATGAATCTTTCTTACAATTACGATATGGCGAGTGTGTTCTTTAATTTTAATGTAGATGGAGATGGCAAAGTGTTTTATTGGGATGATGTGCAGTTCCTTCCTACAAACGTAACGCCTAATTATGTTGCATTGCCGCTCGATTTCCAGTCAACTACATTCGGGTACAATATCATTGATTTTGCAGGTGGAAATCTTACTGTAATCAATAATCCGTTTGTGAACGCCGGTAACCCAAGTTCTAAAGTTGCAAGAATGATTAAGAACGCCGGCGAAGTATATGCAGGCAGTTTGATCGGTTTGGTAAACCCGATTAATTTTTCTGTAAAGAAGACGTTTAAAATGAAAGTGTATTCGCCCAGAATTGGTGCCGATGTTCTGTTAAAGGTTGAAGGACCCGGAGGAGCAGCATTCGAAATAAGAAAGCTTACAACAGTTGCAAATGCGTGGGAGGAAATGACATTTGATTTTAGTGCAATTGATGCAGGCCGGTCATATCAAAGCATCGTTTTGATATTTGATCTGGGTATAATGGGTGATGGTTCAGCAAACTATACCTTTTACGTTGATGACATTTCGCTTAACTAA
- a CDS encoding Crp/Fnr family transcriptional regulator: MQQISNVIRQMINISDTELDDFLCRTFTKTFSRQELLSRPGAIPNEIFFINKGIVRVIITDNDGIDHTLHFGLENQFIADYSCFLLKQSSFYSIQAVEETEVTILQRTAVEWGYQNLKEGNKLGRLIAEFYFVYQDDRIKNLYARTAKERYDSITDIFPDIHNRVPQHMIASYLGVTPVHLSRLKKQK, encoded by the coding sequence ATGCAGCAAATCAGCAATGTCATCAGGCAAATGATCAATATCAGCGATACTGAGCTGGATGATTTTCTTTGCCGCACTTTTACCAAAACATTCAGCAGGCAGGAGCTGCTGAGCAGACCAGGAGCAATTCCAAATGAAATATTCTTCATCAACAAAGGCATCGTTCGTGTAATTATTACTGATAACGACGGCATTGATCATACCCTGCATTTTGGACTGGAAAATCAGTTCATTGCTGACTATTCGTGTTTCCTGTTAAAACAATCATCATTTTACAGTATACAAGCTGTTGAAGAAACCGAAGTAACCATACTGCAACGCACTGCTGTTGAATGGGGTTACCAAAATTTGAAAGAAGGCAATAAACTTGGCCGGCTCATTGCTGAATTTTATTTTGTGTACCAGGATGACCGTATTAAAAATCTCTACGCCCGCACTGCTAAAGAACGTTACGATTCCATTACCGACATATTTCCCGATATTCATAACCGGGTACCTCAACACATGATCGCATCTTACCTTGGTGTTACACCTGTACATCTCAGTCGATTGAAAAAGCAGAAATAG
- a CDS encoding RagB/SusD family nutrient uptake outer membrane protein, whose product MKKITIHIASLFLLMLMLASCKKWVDYNPREDFRITELDYLKSESDYRTMVVSVYTPLQWINQVVPIGDIASDNAVSGGENASDVLALQQIDDYTHTSVNSALEEIWKSAYEGVNRANYMTQYKDKNLAGNTVDFAGKEALYGEVYFIRAYYYFTLVKMFGDVPLFVDKRLSLSDSRSLQRTAKADVYKQIEKDLTAAAAVLPAVQQQKGRITKYAAQALLGKVLIYQGKFDAAAPVLESIITSNAFSLVTNFASMYLSSGENGPESVFEIQYSNTSPYYNWGGYNRGQGNYAVQQCGVRGLNGTNAMPYAAGWSTNLPTQNLANAYAAGDQRKAVTILDIEAYKNANPSFNITYQVAPYKNTGLYNQKYLPRKGETSGQLELNYTNNFRIIRYAEVLLLAAEAFNRSSTPNDTKAQTYLNLVRQRAFNDNLHNITSTGTALRQAIWDERRLELGMEGDRFFDLVRTGQAASKITGFVANKHEVFPIPQTEVLISGLTQNNGY is encoded by the coding sequence ATGAAGAAGATCACAATTCATATAGCAAGTTTGTTTCTCTTGATGCTGATGCTTGCCTCCTGCAAAAAGTGGGTTGATTATAATCCACGTGAGGATTTCAGAATTACAGAACTTGATTACCTGAAATCGGAATCAGACTACCGCACCATGGTGGTGAGTGTTTACACACCGCTGCAATGGATAAACCAGGTAGTACCTATCGGCGATATTGCATCAGATAATGCAGTAAGCGGTGGTGAAAACGCATCAGACGTCTTGGCATTGCAACAGATCGACGATTATACACACACATCAGTTAACTCTGCGCTTGAAGAGATTTGGAAGTCTGCGTACGAAGGTGTTAATCGGGCCAATTACATGACACAATACAAAGACAAAAACCTTGCTGGCAACACTGTTGACTTTGCAGGGAAAGAAGCGTTGTATGGTGAAGTATATTTTATTCGTGCTTATTATTATTTCACGTTGGTGAAAATGTTTGGCGATGTGCCTTTATTTGTTGATAAGCGTTTAAGCCTTAGCGATAGCCGGTCATTACAACGTACGGCAAAAGCAGATGTGTATAAGCAAATTGAAAAAGATCTTACAGCAGCAGCTGCAGTATTACCTGCAGTTCAACAGCAAAAAGGTCGTATTACAAAATATGCAGCACAGGCATTGCTTGGTAAAGTGCTGATCTATCAAGGCAAGTTTGATGCGGCTGCTCCTGTATTGGAAAGCATCATTACATCAAATGCTTTTTCACTGGTAACAAATTTCGCATCGATGTATTTGTCAAGTGGTGAAAACGGACCTGAGTCAGTGTTTGAAATTCAATATTCAAACACATCACCGTATTACAATTGGGGTGGTTACAACAGAGGTCAGGGTAACTATGCCGTTCAACAATGCGGAGTGCGTGGATTGAATGGAACAAACGCCATGCCTTATGCTGCCGGCTGGAGTACAAATCTTCCAACACAAAATCTGGCGAATGCTTATGCAGCAGGCGATCAACGTAAAGCTGTAACAATACTGGATATAGAAGCCTATAAAAATGCAAATCCTTCTTTTAATATTACTTACCAGGTAGCACCATACAAGAATACCGGTTTGTACAATCAGAAGTATTTACCACGTAAAGGCGAAACAAGTGGTCAGTTGGAATTAAACTACACAAATAATTTCCGTATCATCCGTTATGCAGAAGTATTGTTGCTGGCAGCTGAAGCGTTCAATCGCTCTTCAACCCCCAATGATACCAAAGCACAAACTTATCTCAACCTTGTTCGTCAGCGTGCATTTAACGATAACCTGCACAATATCACATCAACCGGTACTGCATTGCGCCAGGCTATCTGGGATGAACGCAGATTGGAGTTAGGTATGGAAGGCGATCGCTTCTTTGATCTTGTTCGCACAGGACAGGCTGCATCAAAGATCACCGGGTTTGTTGCAAATAAACATGAAGTGTTTCCAATTCCACAAACAGAAGTGCTCATTTCAGGATTAACCCAAAACAACGGTTATTAA
- a CDS encoding PKD domain-containing protein, giving the protein MIKKIKSFALVFLAAVAFLAGCEKKEYSFGDFKTPSDLTLTAVVAGVDASNPNGNGTGAVAITATAKNAISYKVDFGDGKSQIVPSGIINYKYTNPGTDEYVITVNAIGTGGVVSTISKKVTVFVAFEIPATILQNMTGGTSKIWVSDKEAPGHFGVGPNDQFSPIWYEAGPNSRDACSYDDEITFTKDANNNILMTIDNKGQSFSIGASTAFYGFGGGDACLGVTAAGTKKLAFMDATSASTPSNSTRIQFDVPGNGLIIFGTGATTYEILSLTATTMHLRNIGIDGNAWYQKLKVKS; this is encoded by the coding sequence ATGATAAAGAAAATAAAATCATTCGCACTTGTTTTCCTTGCAGCTGTTGCTTTCCTGGCTGGTTGCGAAAAAAAGGAATACAGCTTTGGCGATTTTAAAACGCCATCAGATCTTACACTAACCGCTGTAGTTGCAGGTGTAGATGCAAGCAATCCTAACGGAAACGGCACAGGCGCTGTTGCCATTACGGCAACTGCCAAAAATGCAATCAGTTATAAAGTTGATTTTGGCGATGGCAAATCACAGATTGTTCCATCGGGCATCATCAATTATAAATACACAAACCCAGGTACTGATGAATATGTGATCACAGTAAATGCAATTGGCACAGGTGGTGTGGTTTCAACGATCAGTAAGAAAGTGACTGTGTTCGTTGCATTTGAAATTCCTGCAACCATTTTACAGAATATGACAGGAGGAACTTCTAAAATTTGGGTTTCAGATAAAGAAGCACCCGGTCATTTTGGTGTAGGGCCTAATGATCAATTTTCACCAATCTGGTATGAAGCAGGACCAAATTCAAGAGATGCCTGTTCATATGATGATGAGATCACTTTTACAAAAGATGCGAATAATAATATCCTGATGACCATTGATAACAAAGGACAGTCATTTTCTATTGGTGCATCAACGGCGTTTTATGGGTTTGGTGGTGGTGATGCTTGTCTTGGCGTAACAGCAGCCGGTACAAAAAAATTAGCATTCATGGATGCAACTTCTGCATCAACACCGTCTAATTCAACAAGAATACAGTTTGATGTGCCTGGTAATGGACTGATCATTTTTGGTACCGGCGCAACAACGTATGAGATATTATCTCTTACAGCAACAACTATGCACTTGCGCAATATTGGAATTGATGGTAATGCGTGGTATCAGAAATTAAAAGTGAAATCATAA
- a CDS encoding DUF4136 domain-containing protein, which yields MKKRLSRWMFLPALLLLLAGCGPAAHIEKDQAFNFSNYKTFAWVDQDGAGRNDRNKNNDIAETNIRAAVSKELTKAGWSETKRRPDILLSYDLLVERSTVQNNDPVYSQPFYRTFYSPYYRRYFIVNYPSQFIGYDRSERTIKEGTITVNMIDAASGKTVWQGWATDEVNNRNISSKEIEAAVRSIFKKADLAKR from the coding sequence ATGAAAAAGCGTTTGAGCAGATGGATGTTTTTACCGGCTTTATTACTCTTACTGGCAGGTTGCGGCCCGGCAGCACATATTGAAAAAGATCAGGCTTTTAATTTTTCCAATTACAAAACGTTTGCATGGGTTGACCAAGATGGTGCCGGACGTAATGACCGTAACAAGAATAACGACATTGCAGAAACAAATATCCGTGCAGCAGTAAGTAAAGAATTAACAAAAGCTGGATGGAGCGAAACAAAACGTCGTCCCGATATTTTATTGAGTTATGATCTGTTGGTAGAACGTTCTACTGTACAAAATAACGACCCGGTTTATTCGCAGCCTTTCTACAGAACATTCTATAGCCCGTATTACAGACGTTACTTTATTGTAAACTATCCTTCTCAGTTTATTGGCTACGACCGTAGCGAACGAACTATTAAGGAAGGAACAATAACGGTGAACATGATCGATGCAGCCAGTGGTAAAACAGTATGGCAGGGTTGGGCTACCGATGAGGTGAACAACCGTAATATCAGTTCAAAAGAAATTGAGGCCGCAGTAAGATCCATCTTTAAAAAAGCCGACTTAGCAAAACGCTAA
- a CDS encoding family 16 glycosylhydrolase yields MIRMSLLVLLSVLSFFACSKKGSPGNADVAPTNLTLNAVVSTDNSGNVEFTATATNAATYEYGYGNGVFALVPTGKVTYKYAASGTYSVTVTAKSASGKTASKTIQVTVAVGLSLIFSDEFEVNGAPDPAKWGYDIGTGSNGWGNNEQQYYTNRSDNVIVQNGVLKITLKKENFNGSAYTSTRMLTANKFSFKYGIVEARAKLPAGGGTWPAIWMLGANINTAGWPACGEIDIMEHKGNDLNRIFGTLHYPGRSGGSADGSSRIISNASTEFHIYKVEWTAAAIKIYVDDVLFHTVANSTAIPFNHNFFIIMNVAMGGSFGGAVDPNFNSAAMEVDYIRVYQ; encoded by the coding sequence ATGATACGAATGAGTTTGCTAGTGTTGTTATCTGTGCTGTCTTTTTTCGCATGTTCGAAAAAAGGCAGCCCGGGTAACGCCGATGTGGCGCCAACCAATCTTACGCTTAATGCAGTGGTAAGTACTGATAACAGCGGTAATGTTGAGTTTACAGCCACAGCTACGAATGCGGCTACATATGAATATGGATACGGCAACGGTGTGTTTGCATTGGTGCCAACTGGTAAAGTAACATACAAGTATGCTGCATCAGGAACCTACAGCGTAACCGTTACTGCAAAAAGTGCAAGTGGTAAAACAGCATCTAAAACAATACAGGTTACTGTTGCAGTTGGCTTGTCATTGATTTTTAGTGATGAGTTTGAGGTAAATGGTGCACCTGATCCTGCGAAGTGGGGTTATGATATTGGCACAGGATCGAACGGTTGGGGTAATAATGAACAACAGTATTACACCAACAGGAGCGATAATGTAATTGTGCAGAACGGTGTTTTAAAAATTACTTTGAAGAAAGAAAATTTTAATGGCAGTGCGTATACATCAACACGTATGCTCACAGCAAATAAATTTTCTTTCAAGTATGGTATTGTGGAAGCACGTGCCAAACTTCCCGCGGGTGGGGGCACATGGCCCGCCATCTGGATGTTGGGTGCTAATATTAATACTGCCGGTTGGCCTGCTTGTGGTGAGATCGATATTATGGAGCATAAGGGAAATGATCTCAACCGCATTTTTGGAACATTGCATTATCCCGGCCGGTCAGGAGGAAGTGCCGATGGCAGTTCACGAATTATCAGTAACGCATCCACTGAGTTTCACATTTATAAAGTGGAATGGACAGCTGCGGCGATTAAAATTTATGTAGACGATGTATTGTTCCATACGGTTGCCAATTCAACAGCTATTCCATTCAATCATAATTTTTTCATTATCATGAATGTGGCTATGGGAGGCTCTTTTGGCGGTGCCGTTGATCCAAATTTCAACAGCGCTGCAATGGAGGTCGATTATATTCGGGTTTATCAATAA
- a CDS encoding SDR family NAD(P)-dependent oxidoreductase, translated as MLSLNEQRRIKAQYGTWALVTGASSGIGLAIAEELAAAGIHLVLNARNKEQLFLVKKELEQRHRAEVKIIAADISTADGIDTLIRETQQLSIGLLVASAGYGTSGLFIDASLHKEINMLRINCEAVLALTHHYSQQFVQRKRGGIILLSSIVAFQGVPYAAHYAATKAYIQTLAEGLAVELKPSGVDVLSAAPGPVESGFGKRANMQMYMSLQPQQIAAPILKALGRSNHVVPGALSKLLVYSLRTAPRWAKIKIMEKIMGRMTLHQRK; from the coding sequence ATGCTTTCATTAAACGAACAAAGAAGAATCAAAGCGCAATACGGCACATGGGCACTTGTTACAGGCGCATCATCCGGTATTGGTTTGGCCATTGCAGAAGAACTGGCAGCAGCTGGTATTCATCTTGTATTAAACGCAAGAAATAAAGAACAGCTATTTCTTGTAAAAAAAGAACTGGAACAACGCCATAGAGCAGAAGTAAAAATTATTGCTGCTGATATTTCAACTGCAGATGGAATTGATACACTTATTCGGGAAACACAGCAACTTTCAATTGGCTTGTTAGTTGCATCAGCAGGTTACGGCACATCAGGCTTATTCATTGATGCATCGTTACATAAAGAGATCAATATGCTTCGGATTAATTGTGAAGCAGTGCTGGCATTAACACATCATTACAGCCAACAGTTTGTACAGCGCAAACGTGGAGGCATTATCTTGCTTAGCTCTATTGTTGCATTTCAAGGGGTACCCTATGCTGCACATTACGCTGCAACCAAAGCATATATCCAGACATTGGCTGAGGGGTTGGCTGTTGAACTAAAACCATCAGGTGTTGATGTTTTGTCAGCAGCACCCGGCCCGGTTGAAAGTGGATTTGGTAAACGGGCAAACATGCAAATGTACATGTCGTTACAACCACAGCAAATTGCTGCACCCATTCTCAAAGCTCTTGGGCGAAGCAACCATGTAGTGCCGGGAGCTTTATCAAAACTATTGGTGTATTCGTTACGAACCGCACCAAGATGGGCTAAGATAAAGATCATGGAAAAGATTATGGGCAGAATGACTTTACACCAACGGAAATAA
- a CDS encoding glycoside hydrolase family 3 N-terminal domain-containing protein has translation MKRVALLLCFSFSTAVLFAQVTNEVKMNRFLDSLIRLMTIDEKIGQMNQYSSDFAATGPITQDGDKQTQVRKGMIGSYLNVTGAERTRSLQEIAMQSRLKIPLLFGQDVIHGYRTIFPLPLAEAASWDMEAIERSARIAAIEASAAGIHWTFAPMVDIGRDPRWGRVMEGAGEDPFLGSLIAKARVNGFQGKGFGNTDAVLACVKHFAAYGAAVGGRDYNSVDMSPRMLYETYLPPFKAAADAGAATFMNSFNDLNGIPATGNRFLQRDILKGQWKFKGFVVSDWGSIGEMVNHGYAKDNYEAAMLAANAGSDMDMESRAYIQHLARLVKEGKVKMTVIDEAVRRILRKKYELGLFADPYKFSNIQREKQQWNNPQHLVAAKEIAAKSIVLLKNDPLPGGAGVGTLPLSKQTKKIALVGPLVKAIKEHLGFWSYDWDDDSARVPSLYQSVQNKIGSNTQLLYAKGCELTDSSRAGFAAAIDAASQSDVVVIYVGETRNMSGEAKSRSNIHLPGVQEELIKAVAATGKPVVVLVAAGRPLVFNWTAEHVSAILYTWWLGTKGADAIADVLFGDYNPSGKLPMTFPRSEGQIPIYYNHYNTGRPAKTETDFNYVSAYTDLRNSPQYPFGFGLSYTRFQYSDIQLNKSSLKPGETLTATVTVTNNGNYDGEEVVQLYIRDITGSVVRPVKELKGFKKIKVGRGESKQVQFTLTANDLRFYNDKLQYIYEPGDFTLFIGGNSRDVKEAKFELKK, from the coding sequence ATGAAACGTGTTGCACTCTTACTCTGCTTTTCGTTCAGCACAGCAGTTTTATTTGCACAGGTAACGAATGAAGTAAAAATGAATCGTTTTCTCGATTCACTGATACGCTTAATGACAATCGACGAAAAGATCGGGCAAATGAATCAATACAGCAGCGATTTTGCTGCGACCGGTCCAATTACACAAGATGGAGATAAGCAAACGCAGGTAAGGAAAGGAATGATCGGTTCTTACCTCAACGTTACAGGTGCAGAACGTACACGTTCGTTGCAGGAAATTGCGATGCAGTCACGTTTAAAAATTCCGTTATTGTTTGGACAGGATGTGATTCATGGTTACAGAACAATTTTTCCGTTACCATTAGCTGAAGCTGCAAGTTGGGATATGGAAGCAATTGAACGCAGTGCACGCATTGCAGCTATTGAAGCAAGTGCAGCAGGTATTCACTGGACGTTTGCGCCAATGGTTGATATTGGTCGTGACCCCCGTTGGGGCCGTGTAATGGAAGGTGCAGGTGAAGATCCTTTTTTAGGTTCGCTCATTGCGAAAGCAAGAGTAAATGGTTTCCAGGGAAAAGGTTTTGGAAATACAGATGCGGTGTTGGCTTGTGTGAAACATTTTGCAGCTTATGGCGCAGCAGTTGGCGGTCGTGATTATAATTCAGTTGATATGAGCCCACGTATGTTGTATGAAACTTATCTGCCGCCATTTAAAGCAGCGGCCGATGCAGGTGCAGCAACATTCATGAATTCATTTAACGATCTCAATGGTATACCGGCAACGGGTAACCGTTTTTTACAACGTGATATTTTAAAAGGTCAATGGAAATTCAAAGGTTTTGTGGTGAGCGATTGGGGAAGTATTGGGGAAATGGTGAATCATGGCTATGCAAAAGATAATTATGAAGCAGCTATGCTGGCAGCAAATGCCGGTAGCGATATGGATATGGAAAGCCGTGCCTACATTCAGCATCTTGCACGCTTAGTGAAAGAAGGAAAAGTGAAGATGACTGTGATTGATGAAGCTGTAAGGCGCATTCTTCGTAAAAAATATGAACTGGGCTTATTTGCTGATCCATACAAGTTCAGCAATATCCAAAGAGAGAAACAGCAATGGAACAATCCGCAACATCTTGTTGCAGCAAAAGAAATTGCAGCAAAGAGTATTGTGCTGCTGAAAAATGATCCCCTCCCGGGAGGGGCAGGGGTGGGTACATTACCTCTTTCAAAACAAACAAAAAAGATAGCACTTGTTGGTCCGTTGGTAAAAGCAATAAAAGAACATCTTGGCTTCTGGAGTTACGATTGGGATGATGATTCTGCACGTGTGCCGAGTCTTTATCAATCTGTTCAAAATAAAATTGGCAGCAACACACAGTTGCTTTATGCAAAAGGTTGTGAGTTGACAGATAGCAGTCGTGCAGGTTTTGCAGCAGCAATAGATGCAGCCAGTCAATCAGATGTGGTAGTGATCTATGTGGGTGAAACAAGAAATATGAGCGGTGAAGCAAAGAGCCGTAGCAATATTCATTTGCCAGGTGTGCAGGAAGAATTAATAAAGGCCGTTGCGGCAACAGGCAAGCCAGTAGTTGTATTAGTTGCAGCCGGTCGTCCATTGGTGTTTAACTGGACAGCAGAACATGTGTCTGCTATTCTTTACACCTGGTGGTTAGGTACAAAAGGTGCTGATGCAATTGCTGATGTATTGTTTGGTGATTATAATCCTTCCGGTAAATTACCAATGACGTTTCCACGCAGCGAAGGACAAATTCCGATCTACTATAATCATTATAACACCGGCAGGCCTGCAAAAACAGAAACCGATTTCAACTATGTATCAGCCTATACTGATCTGCGCAATAGTCCTCAGTATCCGTTTGGTTTTGGATTGAGTTATACAAGATTTCAGTACAGCGATATTCAATTGAATAAATCATCTCTTAAGCCTGGCGAAACATTAACAGCAACTGTTACAGTTACCAATAATGGTAATTATGATGGGGAAGAAGTAGTGCAATTGTATATCCGTGACATCACAGGGTCTGTCGTTCGTCCGGTAAAAGAGTTGAAAGGATTTAAAAAAATTAAGGTCGGTAGGGGAGAGAGTAAACAAGTACAGTTTACACTTACAGCTAATGATCTGCGATTCTATAACGACAAGCTGCAATACATTTATGAACCGGGAGATTTTACGTTGTTCATTGGCGGTAACAGTCGTGATGTAAAGGAAGCAAAATTTGAGTTGAAAAAATGA